From a single Mangifera indica cultivar Alphonso chromosome 19, CATAS_Mindica_2.1, whole genome shotgun sequence genomic region:
- the LOC123203074 gene encoding probable LRR receptor-like serine/threonine-protein kinase At4g36180, translating to MATLTAIFFFLLLTHFTSTAFVLVYSQPSSLVSSEIQALTSFKRNLRDPLGALDGWDPTTPSAPCDWHGIVCYNKRVREVRLPRLQLTGQLTDQLANLLELRKLSLHSNNFNGSVPTSLSQCSLLRAVYLHYNSLSGTLPPAIFNLANLQVLNVAHNLLSGRIPGNISPSLRYLDLSSNTFTGAIPGNFSSKSQLQLINFSYNLFSGEVPASVGQLQELEYLWLDSNDLYGTLPSAISNCSSLKHLSVEDNALKGLVPGTIGAISTLQVLSLSRNELSGTVPSSVYCSVWGNFSSLKIVQLGFNAFTGVVEPQNGKCVSGLEVLELQTNRIRGVFPSWLTSVTTLRVLDLSGNFFSGNLPVGIGNLVKLEEFRVANNSLNGLVPDQISKCSLLRVVDLEGNRFSGQVPAFFGRLGRLKTVSLGRNMFTGSIPMSFGNLSQLETLNLSENDIRGNVPEGIMRLSNLTTLNLSYNKFLVGVPGNLGNLKSLLVLNLSACGFSGEIPGSIGSLMKLSTLDMSKQNLSSELPIELFGLPSLQVVRLEENKLSGDVPVGFSSLVSLQYLNLSSNAFAGEIPATYGFLPSLAVLSLSHNRISGVIPAELGNCSGLEVLELRLNRLSGNIPIDICHLTHLKKLDLGQNNISGEIPMEISNCSSMASLSLDVNHLSGHIPDSLSKLSNLTVLNLSANNLSGVIPANLSNVSSLKYLNLSRNNLEGEIPKILGSRFSDPSVFEMNHRLCGKPLERDCANVRRRKRKRLIILICITAAGACFLVLCCCGYIYGLLCWRKKLRGKASGEKKPSPAHGSSRGERGRGSGENGGPKLVMFNNKITYAETLDATRQFDEENVLSRGRYGLVFKASFQDGMALAIRRLPNGSVNEQTFCKEAELLGKVKHRNLTVLRGYYAGPPDVRLLVYDYMPNGNLATLLQEASHQDGHVLNWPMRHLIALGIARGLAFLHSLDMVHGDVKPQNVLFDADFEAHLSEFALDRLTAATPAEASTSYTQIGSLGYVSPEAASTGQPTKEADVYSFGIVLLEILTGRKPVMFTQDEDIVKWVKKQLQKGQISELLEPGLLELDPESSEWEEFLLAVKVGLLCTAPDPLGTPSMADIVFMLEGCRVGPDMPSSADPTSLPSPI from the coding sequence ATGGCAACATTAACGgctatttttttcttcctcttacTAACCCACTTCACTTCTACAGCTTTTGTTCTTGTCTACTCTCAGCCCAGCTCATTGGTTTCATCGGAGATACAGGCCTTGACTTCCTTCAAGCGCAACCTGAGGGACCCTCTTGGTGCACTTGACGGCTGGGACCCCACCACGCCGTCCGCTCCCTGTGACTGGCACGGCATTGTTTGTTATAACAAACGAGTTCGCGAGGTTCGTTTGCCTCGCCTCCAACTCACTGGACAGCTCACTGATCAACTTGCTAACTTACTTGAGTTGCGCAAATTAAGCCTCCATTCTAACAACTTCAATGGCTCAGTACCCACTTCTCTTTCTCAATGCTCTCTCTTACGTGCTGTCTACTTGCACTATAACTCACTCTCCGGTACTCTCCCACCCGCCATTTTTAACCTTGCGAATTTGCAAGTTCTCAATGTAGCTCACAATCTCCTCTCCGGGAGAATCCCTGGTAATATTTCACCTTCTCTCCGGTATCTGGATTTATCGTCAAACACATTTACAGGTGCAATACCGGGGAATTTCTCGTCAAAATCTCAGCTTCAGctcattaatttttcttataatttattttccgGTGAAGTCCCGGCGAGTGTTGGTCAACTTCAAGAGCTTGAGTATTTGTGGCTGGACAGTAATGACTTGTACGGTACTCTGCCTTCGGCCATATCAAACTGTTCTTCGCTTAAACATTTAAGCGTTGAAGATAACGCGCTTAAAGGTTTGGTTCCGGGGACTATTGGGGCGATTTCTACGCTTCAAGTGCTTTCTTTGTCGCGAAATGAACTCTCGGGTACGGTTCCTTCAAGTGTTTATTGCAGTGTTTGGGGTAATTTCTCTTCATTAAAGATTGTTCAGTTGGGGTTTAATGCCTTCACGGGTGTTGTTGAGCCGCAAAATGGAAAATGTGTTAGTGGTTTGGAGGTTTTGGAGCTTCAAACTAATCGCATACGTGGCGTGTTCCCATCTTGGTTGACTTCTGTGACTACTCTAAGAGTGTTGGATCTTTCTGGAAATTTCTTTTCTGGGAATCTGCCGGTTGGCATTGGTAATCTTGTGAAGTTAGAGGAGTTTAGAGTGGCCAACAATTCTCTAAATGGGTTAGTTCCTGATCAGATTTCAAAATGTAGCTTGTTACGGGTTGTTGATCTTGAAGGAAATCGGTTTTCTGGTCAAGTTCCTGCTTTTTTCGGTAGATTAGGGAGGTTAAAGACTGTATCTTTGGGAAGGAATATGTTTACCGGTTCGATTCCGATGAGTTTTGGAAATCTTTCTCAGCTTGAAACTTTGAATTTGAGTGAAAATGATATCAGAGGAAATGTACCGGAAGGGATAATGAGGTTGAGTAATTTGACTACTTTGAACCTCAGTTATAACAAATTTCTAGTGGGGGTTCCGGGTAATCTGGGAAACTTGAAGAGTTTGCTGGTTCTTAATCTTAGTGCTTGTGGATTTTCTGGAGAGATTCCTGGGAGTATTGGGAGTCTGATGAAATTGTCTACTTTAGATATGAGTAAGCAAAATTTGTCTAGTGAATTGCCTATTGAGCTTTTTGGGTTACCAAGTCTGCAAGTCGTCAGACTTGAAGAGAACAAGTTATCTGGGGATGTTCCTGTAGGCTTTAGCAGTTTGGTTAGTTTGCAATATCTGAATCTCAGTAGCAATGCCTTTGCTGGTGAGATTCCTGCAACCTATGGATTCCTTCCATCATTGGCTGTTCTCTCCTTGTCCCACAATAGGATTTCTGGGGTGATTCCAGCAGAGCTTGGTAATTGTTCTGGTCTTGAAGTGCTTGAGCTTCGATTGAATCGTTTGAGTGGCAATATTCCAATTGATATCTGTCACTTAACTCATTTGAAGAAGCTTGATTTGGGTCAGAACAATATATCTGGTGAAATCCCAATGGAGATCTCTAATTGTTCATCTATGGCTTCTTTATCATTGGATGTAAACCACCTATCAGGCCACATACCAGACTCATTGTCAAAGTTATCGAACCTAACAGTGCTAAATCTTTCTGCAAATAACTTGAGTGGAGTAATTCCGGCAAATCTTTCTAATGTATCTAGCTTGAAGTACTTGAATTTGTCTAGGAATAATCTTGAAGGTGAGATTCCAAAAATTCTAGGTTCTCGGTTCAGTGATCCTTCTGTATTTGAAATGAATCATCGGCTATGTGGAAAGCCATTAGAAAGAGATTGTGCAAATGTcagaaggagaaaaaggaagaggCTGATTATATTGATCTGTATCACTGCAGCTGGAGCTTGTTTTTTGGTCTTGTGTTGTTGTGGCTACATCTATGGCCTCTTATGTTGGCGCAAAAAGCTTAGAGGCAAGGCAAGTGGAGAGAAGAAGCCAAGCCCTGCACATGGAAGCTCAAGAGGTGAAAGGGGTCGTGGAAGTGGAGAAAATGGAGGACCAAAACTTGTCATGTTCAATAACAAGATCACATATGCAGAGACTTTGGACGCTACAAGGCAATTCGATGAGGAAAATGTTCTAAGCAGGGGAAGATACGGTCTTGTATTCAAGGCTTCATTTCAAGATGGAATGGCACTCGCAATCCGTCGCCTCCCAAATGGCTCCGTTAATGAACAAACATTTTGTAAGGAAGCTGAATTGCTCGGCAAGGTGAAGCATCGAAACCTAACTGTGCTACGTGGCTACTATGCAGGACCACCAGATGTAAGGCTTCTTGTTTATGATTACATGCCTAATGGAAACTTAGCCACCCTTCTACAAGAAGCATCTCATCAAGATGGACATGTACTAAATTGGCCTATGCGGCACCTTATTGCCCTTGGCATAGCTCGAGGACTGGCATTCCTACATTCACTTGACATGGTTCATGGAGATGTGAAGCCTCAGAATGTCCTTTTTGATGCTGATTTTGAAGCTCATTTATCCGAATTTGCCCTAGACCGGTTAACCGCAGCAACACCAGCTGAGGCTTCAACATCTTACACTCAAATTGGTTCTTTAGGCTATGTGTCACCTGAAGCAGCATCAACTGGGCAACCAACAAAAGAAGCTGATGTGTACAGCTTTGGGATTGTATTGTTAGAGATACTAACAGGGAGAAAACCAGTTATGTTTACACAAGATGAAGATATAGTAAAATGGGTGAAAAAGCAATTGCAGAAGGGCCAAATTTCTGAATTACTGGAGCCTGGACTACTGGAATTAGACCCTGAGTCATCTGAGTGGGAAGAATTCTTGTTAGCTGTTAAAGTGGGGCTTCTTTGCACAGCCCCTGATCCACTTGGTACACCATCAATGGCTGACATTGTGTTCATGCTTGAAGGTTGCCGGGTAGGACCAGATATGCCATCTTCAGCTGATCCCACTTCACTACCTTCTCCAATATGA
- the LOC123203754 gene encoding uncharacterized TPR repeat-containing protein At1g05150-like, whose amino-acid sequence MATRGSRSEKVKRIFQQFDANRDGGLNREEMAALVVAVNPRVKFSDEQINAILDEVFRTYGEFIDGEKGLTFDGLLRTYDDGAGDVDRDFDALGLELILDENKGVSMASEASSSSIVDERAIESQKIQRTAAWAVSPNHGIVFDDTWKIVDDLEILVKRLKAKQAKDGKFKGENFDAYSDPGWSRELGPSAELSEKRVFWEESGHDYAVFVKELGVLRNRADGARSREEAFDGHMAIGRVLYEHQLFKEALVSFKRACELQPMDVRPHFRAGNCLYVLGKYIEAKEEFLLAMEAAESGGNQWAHLLPQIYVNLGIALEGEGMVLSACEYYREAAILCPTHFRALKLLGSALFGVGEYRAAVKALEEAIFMKPDYADAHCDLASALHAMGEDERAIEVFQKAIDLKPGHVDALYNLGGLYMDLGRFQRASEMYTRVLAVWPNHWRAQLNKAVSLLGAGETEEAKKALKEALKMTNRVELHDAISHLKQLQKKKTKNNGGTNGEGTFVVIEPSKFKTIGDRTTVRQDLATALQIRAFQKITRLSRCDVELLKKEMNENDIPVSYSGSGGPQKSIRKPNLEEILRRFLSFLKPETFQGAVKAINERILSILDETGSGRVDLGMFYAILAPICGGSPEKRKRVAFDALRWRPVNEGSTQIKKVDVVRYIKLLRAIYVPSQGESELMEVHGEADFTLVSFTEFLVMFDDPDWGFGIMSTLLKLETGDRIRHRRHACSVCRYPIIGSRFKEMKCHFSLCNHCYSEGKVPPTFKQDEYKFKEYGSESEAMKDKCMCFTLQSHKDP is encoded by the coding sequence aTGGCTACCAGAGGGAGCAGATCAGAGAAGGTAAAGAGaatttttcaacaatttgaTGCGAACCGCGACGGTGGTCTTAACAGAGAAGAAATGGCTGCTTTAGTGGTGGCCGTAAACCCTAGAGTTAAATTCAGCGACGAACAGATCAACGCGATCCTCGACGAAGTGTTTCGTACTTACGGCGAGTTCATTGACGGTGAGAAAGGGTTAACCTTTGATGGGCTGTTACGGACCTACGATGACGGTGCTGGTGACGTGGACCGAGATTTCGATGCATTAGGGCTGGAGCTGATTTTAGACGAAAACAAAGGGGTTTCAATGGCATCTGAAGCTTCTTCGTCGTCAATTGTTGATGAAAGGGCAATTGAGTCTCAAAAGATACAGAGAACTGCAGCTTGGGCGGTTTCCCCAAATCACGGTATTGTGTTCGATGACACGTGGAAAATTGTGGATGATTTGGAGATTTTGGTGAAGAGATTGAAAGCTAAGCAAGCGAAAGATGGGAAGTTTAAAGGGGAAAATTTTGATGCGTATTCAGACCCAGGTTGGTCAAGAGAATTGGGACCTTCTGCTGAATTATCAGAGAAAAGGGTATTCTGGGAAGAGTCGGGACATGACTACGCGGTTTTTGTTAAGGAATTGGGGGTTTTAAGAAATAGAGCAGATGGGGCTAGGTCGAGAGAGGAAGCTTTTGATGGGCATATGGCCATTGGTAGGGTTTTGTATGAGCACCAGTTGTTTAAAGAGGCATTAGTGAGTTTTAAAAGGGCTTGTGAGTTGCAACCGATGGATGTTAGGCCACATTTTAGAGCTGGGAATTGCTTGTATGTCCTTGGCAAGTATATAGAGGCTAAGGAGGAGTTTTTATTGGCCATGGAGGCTGCTGAGTCGGGCGGGAATCAATGGGCGCACTTGCTGCCTcaaatttatgtcaatcttGGGATTGCGCTTGAAGGGGAAGGTATGGTTTTAAGTGCTTGTGAATATTATAGAGAAGCTGCAATTCTTTGCCCAACCCATTTTAGAGCCTTGAAGCTTTTGGGTAGTGCACTTTTTGGGGTGGGGGAGTACAGGGCTGCCGTTAAGGCATTAGAAGAGGCTATTTTTATGAAACCTGACTATGCTGATGCCCATTGTGACTTAGCTTCAGCTTTGCATGCAATGGGCGAGGATGAGAGGGCAATCGAGGTGTTTCAGAAAGCTATAGATTTGAAACCTGGTCATGTAGATGCTTTGTATAATTTGGGTGGGCTTTATATGGACTTGGGTAGGTTTCAGAGAGCTTCTGAGATGTATACTAGGGTTTTAGCTGTATGGCCAAACCATTGGCGTGCACAACTCAATAAGGCCGTTTCATTGTTGGGGGCTGGAGAAACTGAGGAAGCAAAGAAAGCTTTGAAAGAAGCTTTGAAAATGACAAACAGGGTTGAATTGCATGATGCCATATCTCATTTGAAGCAGttacagaaaaagaaaacaaagaataatGGAGGTACAAATGGCGAAGGGACTTTTGTTGTCATAGAACCCTCAAAATTTAAGACAATTGGCGATAGGACTACAGTCAGGCAGGACTTAGCTACTGCTCTTCAAATTAGGGCTTTCCAGAAAATTACAAGGTTGAGCCGTTGTGACGTGGAGCTTCTGAAGAAagaaatgaatgaaaatgatattcCAGTGTCTTACTCTGGAAGTGGTGGTCCCCAGAAATCCATACGTAAACCTAACTTGGAGGAAATTCTCCGCAGGTTTCTTAGTTTCCTAAAGCCTGAAACTTTCCAAGGAGCTGTCAAAGCAATAAATGAGAGGATCCTCTCTATCTTGGATGAAACAGGCTCAGGTAGGGTGGACTTAGGCATGTTTTATGCTATTCTTGCTCCCATTTGTGGTGGTTCTCCAGAAAAGCGTAAACGAGTAGCCTTTGATGCACTTCGGTGGCGTCCTGTGAATGAAGGCAGTACTCAGATTAAAAAGGTCGATGTTGTTAGATACATTAAATTACTGAGGGCTATTTATGTACCTTCTCAAGGTGAAAGTGAACTGATGGAAGTCCATGGAGAAGCAGATTTTACATTAGTTTCTTTCACTGAGTTTCTTGTCATGTTTGATGATCCCGATTGGGGATTTGGCATCATGAGTACCCTGTTGAAGCTTGAAACTGGAGATAGGATTCGCCACAGACGTCATGCTTGTTCAGTTTGTCGGTACCCAATTATTGGTTCTCGGTTCAAGGAGATGAAATGTCATTTTAGTTTATGTAATCATTGCTACAGTGAGGGGAAGGTGCCACCCACTTTTAAGCAGGACGAGTACAAATTCAAAGAGTATGGAAGTGAGTCTGAGGCAATGAAAGATAAGTGTATGTGTTTTACATTGCAATCCCATAAAGATCCATAG
- the LOC123202930 gene encoding kinesin-like protein KIN-7C: protein MGAEELISGETQDLSLPSGQQEKIKVLVRLRPLNDKEIAFNDVSDWECINKDTIIFKNTLPERSMFPTAYAFDRVFGYDSPTKEVYEEGAKEVSLSVVSGINSSIFAYGQTSSGKTYTMRGITDYAVSDIYDYIEKHKEREFVLKFSAMEIYNEAVRDLLISDTSPLRLLDDPERGTVVERLTEETLRDKSHLQELLAICEAQRQIGETSLNETSSRSHQILRLTTESSAREYIGADKSSTLTATVSFVDLAGSERASQAQSAGVRLKEGSHINRSLLTLGKVVRASSKGRNAHIPYRDSKLTRILQNSLGGNARTAIICTMSPARSQLEQSRNTLLFASCAKEISTNARVNVVMSDKALVKQLQRELARLESEMKKLGSTSGTYDSNSLLKEKELIIEQMEKDIQELTRQRDLAELRIENLLQSSINEKIEGKGFSLGPGGKEGRLSETEATDEDALSSLSLQGGTEQEGKGEVAVSSAHKKDKDSSPTSKDPTCDALKQKIQELQRTIHYLVNLYPQEQTPSSVADMDSSRSAKINRSASCRAIVMSNPFSLEFGKAEHSENTRPNWTEVNFAGRTGGFYRRLSEIKYAAKSGNFSRKDYQISISGASVDSFKESDADDTTSCYEHSENTPSFNSASILSPSLRESEIEDSSIFSLVPGHSDLVHKAVMNNIKDAGLNQVSSWSVEFESRREEIIELWDACKVPLVHRTCFYLLFKGDPSDSVYMEVELRRLSFLKSGTVSKESLNASLKALYREREALSKQIHQKFLRKERQELYQKWGIALNTKQRSLQLARRIWTDTKDMNHIQESAALVAELVGFLNSGLAPKEVFGLSFLAAPGSMNTRSFSWRHTKSSASLLGRSPSLLL from the exons ATGGGTGCGGAGGAGCTAATTAGTGGGGAAACTCAGGATCTGTCTCTACCCAGCGGCCAACAAGAGAAGATTAAAGTTCTGGTTAGATTAAGGCCTTTGAACGACAAAGAAATTGCATTCAATGATGTTTCAGACTGGGAATGCATTAACAAGGACACCATCATCTTCAAGAACACCTTGCCAGAACGGTCTATGTTCCCAACAGCCTACGCTTTTG ACAGAGTATTTGGATACGACTCCCCCACAAAGGAGGTGTATGAAGAGGGAGCAAAAGAAGTTAGCCTTTCAGTAGTCAGTGGCATTAACT CAAGTATTTTTGCATATGGTCAAACAAGCAGTGGAAAGACATATACAATGCGTGGCATTACTGATTATGCTGTATCAGATATATACGATTACATTGAAAAG cATAAGGAAAGagaatttgtgttgaaattttcTGCAATGGAGATTTACAATGAAGCAGTCAGAGACCTCCTCATCTCAGATACTAGTCCACTTAGACTCCTAGATGATCCAGAG AGAGGGACTGTCGTTGAGAGACTCACTGAGGAGACATTGAGAGACAAGAGCCATCTCCAGGAGCTCCTTGCTATCTGTGAAG CTCAACGGCAGATAGGAGAGACCTCTCTAAATGAAACTAGCTCTAGATCCCATCAAATTTTGCGCTTG ACAACTGAAAGTTCTGCTCGTGAATATATAGGCGCTGACAAATCAAGCACTTTAACAGCAACTGTG AGTTTTGTTGATCTTGCGGGCAGCGAGCGTGCTTCTCAGGCACAATCTGCTGGTGTGAGATTGAAAGAAGGCTCCCACATTAATCGCAGCTTGTTGACACTGGGAAAAGTAGTTCGCGCATCAAG CAAGGGAAGGAACGCGCACATACCATATAGAGACTCTAAGCTGACACGAATACTGCAAAATTCCCTAGGAGGCAATGCCAGAACTGCTATCATTTGCACTATGAGCCCTGCTCGCAGTCAACTTGAGCAATCAAGAAATACCCTTTTGTTTGCTTCCTGTGCTAAAGAAATATCTACTAATGCACGGGTCAATGTGGTGATGTCCGATAAGGCATTAGTAAAGCAGTTACAAAGAGAATTGGCTAGATTGGAAAGTGAGATGAAGAAGCTAGGATCAACTTCAGGGACTTATGATTCCAATTCATTGCTGAAAGAGAAAGAGCTGATTATAGAACAGATGGAAAAAGATATCCAAGAATTGACTCGGCAGCGTGATCTTGCGGAATTGAGGATTGAGAATTTGCTACAATCAAGCATTAATGAGAAGATAGAAGGTAAAGGGTTCTCACTGGGTCCTGGAGGAAAAGAAGGGAGATTATCTGAGACCGAAGCCACAGATGAGGATGCATTATCGTCTTTGTCCTTACAGGGTGGTACTGAACAAGAAGGGAAAGGTGAAGTTGCTGTATCATCCGCTCATAAGAAAGATAAGGACTCAAGCCCCACAAGTAAAGATCCTACTTGTGATGCTTTGAAGCAAAAAATTCAGGAGCTGCAAAGAACCATCCATTATCTTGTCAATTTATACCCTCAGGAACAAACTCCTTCTTCTGTTGCAGATATGGATAGCTCCAGAAGCGCAAAAATAAATAGAAGCGCAAGTTGCAGAGCCATTGTCATGTCAAATCCATTTTCCCTGGAGTTTGGGAAGGCTGAACACAGTGAGAATACACGGCCTAACTGGACTGAAGTAAACTTCGCTGGAAGAACTGGAGGCTTTTACCGAAGGCTTTCTGAAATTAAGTATGCTGCCAAGTCTGGAAATTTTTCCAGGAAAGATTATCAAATTTCCATTAGTGGAGCTTCGGTGGATTCATTTAAAGAGTCAGATGCAGACGATACCACTAGTTGTTATGAACATAGTGAGAACACGCCTTCTTTTAATAGCGCTTCCATTCTATCACCGAGCCTGAGAGAGTCAGAAATAGAAGATTCCAGCATTTTCAGCTTAGTTCCGGGACACAGTGACCTG GTTCACAAAGCAGTGATGAACAATATAAAGGACGCTGGATTGAATCAAGTTTCTTCTTGGTCAGTAGAATTTGAGAGCAGGAGAGAAGAGATAATTGAACTTTGGGATGCATGCAAAGTACCATTGGTACACAGAACTTGCTTCTACCTGCTTTTCAAAGGTGATCCATCTGATTCTGTGTACATGGAGGTGGAGCTCAGAAGGCTATCCTTTCTTAAGAGCGGTACTGTCAGCAAAGAGAGTTTAAATGCAAG TTTGAAGGCTCTATATCGGGAGAGAGAAGCATTAAGCAAGCAAATTCATCAGAAGTTCttgagaaaagagagacagGAACTATACCAGAAATGGGGTATTGCATTGAACACAAAGCAGAGAAGTTTACAGTTAGCACGCCGTATATGGACAGATACAAAAGACATGAATCATATACAAGAAAGTGCTGCTCTTGTTGCAGAATTGGTGGGATTTTTAAACTCAGGCCTTGCTCCCAAGGAAGTGTTTGGACTCAGCTTCTTAGCCGCACCCGGATCCATGAACACAAGATCATTCAGTTGGAGACATACCAAGTCTTCTGCTTCTCTACTTGGCAGGTCTCCTTCTCTATTACTTTAA